A stretch of DNA from Rhizobium sp. EC-SD404:
GATGACGGCGCGGTAGCCGAGTGCACGCGCGACGAGCGCAAGCCCGATGCCCGTATTGCCCGCCGTTCCCTCGACGATGACGCCACCCTTGCGCAGAAGACCCTTGCGCTCCGCCTCACGGATGATGAAGAGCGCTGCACGATCTTTGACCGACTGGCCTGGATTGAGAAACTCCGCCTTGCCGAGGATGGTGCAGCCCGTCTCCTCCGAGGCTCGTTTCAGCTTGATCAGCGGCGTGTTGCCGATGGCGTCGAGAACGGATGGGAGAAAGGACATGAAAATCCGCCTTTTGGGATTGTTTTTTGTAGAGTAGGAACGTGGTTGTGCGTTCTCAAGGCTTCTTTGGCAAGAAATCCCGTTCGCCTTTTCGGCCAATGAGCGGAATACAGCATGCGTCCAGAGCGCGTGTCCCGAGGCTTGAATGCCCAATCATTTAGACCACTGATCCGAGTTGCCGAGTTGCCCGTATTCTCGCTAGTGGTGATCTGAGGGATTCTGGAAGCGGCGCTTGGGTGGAGCCCCGCGTCACGATAGGGCGACGAATGGTTCGTGAGCATATTGATACGATCGACTCGCTGATGGCGCGTTATGTTGCGGGCACGCTGCCGTTGCCGGCGCGTGTCCTGGTGCAGTCGCATCTCGAACTTCGCGAAGGTGCACGCACCTTCGTCTCGGATCTCGAAGCAATGGCGGGCGAAACGCTTGAAAGCCTGGCGCCGGCCCCGATTTCCGCACGCGACGAGGTGCTGGATCGGATTTTTCAGTCGAGTGCGGACAATGCCAAGCTGACATCGATGGACATTGACATGGATGCGGCGCGGACTGCGCCCGATGATGGCAGCATGCCTTCGGCGCTGCGCGACTTCGTTGGCTTCGATATTGCGGATGTGCCGTGGCGCACCAAAATGCCGGGCTTCAAGGAATACGACATGGGCGAAATCGACGGCTGCCACGTCAGCATGTTCTGGCTGCGCCCCGGCCGCACCGTTCCTGCGCACACGCACCACGGTTGCGAGATTTCGCTCGTGTTGCAGGGAGCGTTCTCCGATGGACTGGGCCGTTACGGCCCAGGCGACATTTCCGTCGCTGACGACGATATCGATCACCGTCCTGTTGCCGAAAGCCATGGCCCCTGCATCGGCTTTGCCGTCACGGATGCGC
This window harbors:
- a CDS encoding ChrR family anti-sigma-E factor; its protein translation is MVREHIDTIDSLMARYVAGTLPLPARVLVQSHLELREGARTFVSDLEAMAGETLESLAPAPISARDEVLDRIFQSSADNAKLTSMDIDMDAARTAPDDGSMPSALRDFVGFDIADVPWRTKMPGFKEYDMGEIDGCHVSMFWLRPGRTVPAHTHHGCEISLVLQGAFSDGLGRYGPGDISVADDDIDHRPVAESHGPCIGFAVTDAPLRLTGSFRQLIGDLIG